A genomic window from Streptomyces sp. NBC_00234 includes:
- a CDS encoding GNAT family N-acetyltransferase, whose translation MFAIPLGDGAELGPLEPWQAEEFLAHMNRGRAYIGRHVGLPDVVHDLDSARSWLRKHADRTAADTGRIYGIRLDGLLVGGILLPAFDVASGTCEAGCWLEPDAAGRGLVTRALRVIIDWVIRERGIHRVEWLVAPENTPSINVAKRLGMTLEGVQRQNDLYRGVRQDTEIWSVLAPEWLGAHPTGP comes from the coding sequence ATGTTCGCGATACCCCTGGGTGACGGGGCAGAACTGGGACCACTGGAGCCCTGGCAGGCCGAGGAGTTCCTGGCCCACATGAACCGTGGCCGCGCGTACATCGGCCGGCACGTCGGGCTCCCCGATGTCGTGCACGACCTCGACTCCGCGCGGAGCTGGCTCCGGAAGCACGCCGACAGGACCGCCGCCGACACCGGCCGCATCTACGGAATCCGGCTCGACGGACTCCTCGTCGGCGGCATCCTCCTGCCCGCCTTCGACGTCGCCTCGGGAACCTGCGAGGCCGGCTGCTGGCTGGAACCGGACGCCGCCGGACGCGGCCTGGTCACCCGCGCGCTCCGCGTGATCATCGACTGGGTGATCCGGGAACGCGGCATCCACCGTGTGGAGTGGCTGGTCGCCCCCGAGAACACCCCCAGCATCAATGTGGCCAAGCGGCTCGGGATGACCCTCGAAGGCGTCCAGCGGCAGAACGACCTCTACCGAGGCGTACGACAGGACACCGAGATCTGGTCGGTGCTGGCGCCCGAATGGCTCGGCGCGCACCCCACCGGGCCGTAG
- the mycP gene encoding type VII secretion-associated serine protease mycosin, whose translation MRISRSANRGVARPGTLVPAVVGLLLIGAVPARADSVRSDQWHLDSMQAEQMWETSTGKNVTVAVIDSGVDDSNPDLLGQVLKGKDLAPDSPGDEHVDYLGHGTGIAGLIAGTGQSGGGDGAFGLAPGAKILPIRMRDDAGKVNGATGGKNFNDDLTAAIRYAVDNDAKIINVSLANEEGSQRLSDAVKYALRKGSLVFAAVGNTGDKDNSIEYPAGTPGVVGVGSVDVDGTRAPTSQYGSQVDLAAPGVDMVHACGHQKSGLCKSTGTSDASAIASASAALIWSQHPDWTNNQVLRVLLNTAGGPENGAERTDAIGHGIVRPRIALKTPGDPGPADVYPLPDLAAAESAKPSAEPSQAKGGSEADETPAAAATATDDEGNTGLWIGLGVGAAALVGGAVAVTAVRSRRRAAASASAVPPYQQGQPPYPAYGPPPGAPQGQSPYGGPPSQGPRV comes from the coding sequence ATGCGGATCAGCAGGAGCGCCAACCGGGGAGTGGCTCGCCCGGGAACCTTGGTCCCGGCCGTTGTGGGGCTGCTGCTGATCGGAGCCGTACCCGCTCGCGCGGACTCGGTGCGTTCCGACCAGTGGCACCTCGACAGCATGCAGGCCGAGCAGATGTGGGAGACGAGCACCGGTAAGAACGTCACCGTTGCCGTCATCGACTCCGGAGTCGATGATTCCAACCCGGATCTGCTCGGCCAGGTGCTCAAGGGAAAGGACCTGGCGCCGGATTCTCCTGGCGACGAACACGTCGACTATCTCGGTCACGGAACGGGAATCGCCGGGCTGATCGCCGGTACGGGCCAGTCGGGTGGGGGTGACGGTGCATTCGGCCTTGCGCCAGGAGCGAAGATCCTTCCCATTCGTATGAGGGACGACGCCGGCAAGGTCAACGGGGCAACCGGTGGCAAGAACTTCAACGATGACCTGACGGCGGCCATTCGCTATGCGGTTGACAATGATGCCAAGATCATCAACGTCTCGTTGGCGAATGAGGAGGGTTCGCAGCGGCTCAGCGATGCTGTGAAGTACGCCCTCCGGAAGGGATCGTTGGTCTTTGCTGCTGTCGGAAATACTGGCGACAAAGATAATTCGATCGAATATCCGGCAGGTACTCCAGGAGTTGTCGGTGTGGGGTCTGTTGATGTGGACGGCACGAGAGCTCCGACGTCCCAGTACGGAAGTCAGGTAGATCTCGCGGCGCCGGGTGTGGACATGGTCCATGCATGTGGCCACCAGAAATCGGGTTTGTGTAAATCCACCGGCACCAGCGACGCCTCCGCCATCGCCTCCGCCTCCGCCGCCCTGATCTGGTCCCAGCACCCCGACTGGACCAACAACCAGGTCCTGCGCGTCCTGCTGAACACGGCGGGCGGCCCCGAGAACGGTGCCGAGCGCACCGACGCCATCGGGCACGGCATCGTCCGCCCGCGCATCGCCCTCAAGACCCCGGGCGACCCCGGTCCCGCCGACGTCTACCCGCTCCCCGACCTCGCCGCCGCCGAGTCCGCGAAGCCGTCCGCCGAGCCGTCGCAGGCCAAGGGCGGCTCCGAGGCGGACGAGACCCCGGCCGCGGCTGCCACCGCCACCGACGACGAGGGCAACACGGGCCTCTGGATCGGACTCGGCGTCGGAGCGGCAGCCCTCGTCGGTGGGGCGGTGGCCGTCACCGCCGTCCGCTCGCGCCGCCGTGCTGCGGCGTCGGCTTCCGCCGTACCGCCGTACCAGCAGGGCCAGCCGCCCTACCCGGCCTACGGTCCGCCCCCGGGGGCGCCGCAAGGCCAGTCCCCGTACGGCGGCCCGCCGTCGCAGGGCCCACGCGTCTGA
- a CDS encoding serine/threonine protein kinase, with translation MQLPHHAPSRQIGPYLVVARLDPTGPGAAAVPEQRFIARTADGDRTALVSVPLQGTDPGRFLTEAQAARFLLGPWAAPVTEHAEPGAAVWCARPYVPALPLPTALAVNGGPLPEETLRVLGRCLAETLATAHAAGVTHAGVSPAAVLLAGDGPRLTCFGAARTAAEDGTARSGLPGLDPGSLPPEQAAGGRPRPPGDMYALGAVLAYAATGHTVPDRDELPLLLRSLVSACLSRDPAARPRATDVLEALAPPATAAPLATVLDTGPGAGALRLPGRVVAAVARQSAEILAADVRPPLGA, from the coding sequence ATGCAGCTGCCGCACCACGCGCCCTCCCGGCAGATCGGCCCGTATCTCGTCGTCGCACGGCTGGACCCGACGGGCCCCGGAGCCGCCGCCGTCCCCGAACAGCGCTTCATCGCCCGCACCGCGGACGGCGACCGGACCGCGCTGGTGAGCGTGCCGCTCCAGGGCACCGATCCGGGCAGGTTCCTCACCGAGGCGCAGGCCGCCCGGTTCCTGCTCGGCCCCTGGGCCGCCCCCGTCACCGAGCACGCGGAGCCCGGCGCGGCCGTGTGGTGCGCGCGCCCGTACGTCCCCGCACTCCCCCTCCCGACGGCCCTGGCCGTCAACGGAGGGCCGCTGCCCGAGGAGACGCTGCGCGTGCTGGGCCGCTGCCTCGCCGAGACGCTGGCCACCGCCCATGCGGCCGGGGTGACCCACGCCGGGGTGTCGCCCGCCGCCGTACTGCTGGCCGGGGACGGCCCGCGGCTCACCTGCTTCGGCGCGGCGCGCACCGCCGCCGAGGACGGTACGGCCCGGTCGGGTCTCCCGGGCCTCGACCCGGGCAGTCTCCCGCCCGAGCAGGCGGCGGGCGGGCGCCCCCGGCCGCCGGGTGACATGTACGCCCTGGGCGCGGTCCTCGCGTACGCGGCCACCGGCCACACCGTCCCCGACCGGGACGAACTCCCCCTCCTGCTGCGCTCGCTCGTGTCCGCCTGTCTCTCCCGCGACCCCGCGGCCCGGCCCCGGGCGACCGACGTTCTCGAGGCACTCGCACCGCCGGCGACCGCCGCTCCCCTCGCCACCGTCCTGGACACGGGACCCGGAGCGGGTGCGCTGCGGCTGCCCGGCCGGGTGGTCGCGGCGGTCGCCCGGCAGTCCGCGGAGATCCTCGCAGCCGACGTACGACCGCCCCTCGGAGCCTGA
- a CDS encoding serine/threonine-protein kinase has protein sequence MIKPLLHDDPSHIGTYRLAARLGSGGMGTVYLARTPGGATVALKTVHAHIAADAAFRTRFRLEADAARVIGGRHGAQVVDADPLADVPWMATEYVLGPPLDEAVAVSGPLPEAAVRAVGAALCGALGQLHRSEVVHRDLKPSNVMITAYGPKVIDFGIARALGDDRLTRVGAAAGTPAFMSPEQATGQEHTPAGDVFALAGVLVFAATGHGPFGSGQPADLLYRVRYADPDLTGVPEALAPVLARCLAKDPALRPATGELAAALHDGHGEFADHLPQPLLSEIARRAAEVWQFRPERLPAPAEPPVTATAAPASRRTALSRRGLLTLGGVVAAGALAGAGLWLRPGRSEAKGSPSPSVSGAGPSASPAARDTAGPWDVLWTTGEGKADETMPPLFVGKAVVVTTGGQLRGLDPADGRELWMFFPTLFEGRAVTDGSQLYWVVGEPTESYSVVTVDVATGRKDRTVTTWKDLRLPEGARAEILCATADTVYLTAGDDSAETFDWKLYAVNARTGKLRWRVPLKEWKKGSGYSSAFGKVVGDRLVVGQTSYDLALTAYGTGSGAVLWTRSLEAAADSSSTLVSSGAQLADDGTHLYIGSTVVQSIGLSNGEVVWEFGRDRDFGGVTNGDDHYGPPAVRNSVVYAAEGAGGIVALDPKRGELLWEVAVPEGSSTTAVAPPVVTGTHLYYGDEQGLGAIELSSRTYVRSLRTPIRNFAQAPGKDTLVGNGAEREVEALRLGG, from the coding sequence ATGATCAAACCCCTGCTCCACGACGACCCCTCGCACATCGGCACGTACCGGCTGGCCGCCCGGCTCGGCAGCGGCGGCATGGGCACGGTCTACCTGGCCCGCACACCGGGCGGCGCGACCGTCGCCCTCAAGACGGTGCACGCGCACATCGCGGCCGACGCCGCCTTCCGTACCCGGTTCCGGCTGGAAGCAGACGCGGCCCGGGTGATCGGCGGCCGGCACGGCGCCCAGGTCGTCGACGCCGATCCGCTCGCGGATGTGCCCTGGATGGCGACGGAATACGTCCTGGGTCCGCCCCTGGACGAGGCGGTCGCCGTGAGCGGCCCCCTTCCCGAGGCGGCCGTACGGGCGGTGGGCGCCGCGCTGTGCGGCGCGCTCGGGCAGCTGCACCGCTCCGAAGTGGTGCACCGCGACCTGAAGCCGTCCAACGTCATGATCACCGCCTACGGACCGAAGGTCATCGACTTCGGTATCGCCCGCGCCCTCGGCGACGACCGCCTCACCCGCGTGGGCGCTGCCGCCGGAACCCCCGCGTTCATGTCCCCGGAGCAGGCCACCGGGCAGGAGCACACTCCGGCCGGTGACGTCTTCGCGCTCGCCGGTGTCCTCGTCTTCGCCGCCACCGGACACGGCCCGTTCGGCAGCGGGCAGCCCGCCGACCTGCTGTACCGCGTCCGGTACGCCGACCCCGACCTGACCGGCGTTCCGGAGGCGCTGGCACCGGTACTCGCCCGGTGCCTGGCGAAGGACCCCGCGCTGCGCCCGGCCACCGGGGAGCTGGCCGCCGCGCTGCACGACGGGCACGGCGAGTTCGCCGACCACCTTCCCCAGCCGCTCCTCTCGGAGATCGCCCGCCGCGCGGCCGAGGTCTGGCAGTTCCGCCCCGAGCGGCTCCCGGCGCCCGCGGAGCCGCCCGTCACCGCCACCGCCGCACCGGCATCCCGGCGCACGGCGCTGTCCCGCCGCGGGCTCCTGACACTCGGCGGGGTGGTGGCGGCCGGGGCGCTCGCGGGCGCCGGACTGTGGCTGCGGCCCGGCCGGTCGGAGGCGAAGGGCTCGCCGTCGCCGTCCGTATCCGGGGCGGGCCCGTCCGCCTCACCCGCGGCCCGCGACACGGCGGGGCCCTGGGACGTGCTGTGGACCACCGGCGAGGGGAAGGCCGACGAGACGATGCCGCCGCTCTTCGTGGGCAAGGCCGTCGTCGTCACGACGGGCGGCCAGCTGCGCGGCCTCGACCCGGCGGACGGCAGGGAACTCTGGATGTTCTTCCCGACGCTGTTCGAGGGCCGGGCCGTCACGGACGGCTCCCAGCTCTACTGGGTGGTCGGCGAGCCGACCGAGTCGTACTCGGTCGTCACGGTCGACGTGGCCACCGGCCGGAAGGACCGCACGGTGACCACGTGGAAGGACCTGCGACTGCCGGAGGGCGCGCGCGCCGAAATCCTCTGCGCCACCGCCGACACCGTGTACCTGACGGCCGGGGACGACAGCGCGGAGACGTTCGACTGGAAGCTGTACGCGGTGAACGCGCGCACGGGAAAGCTCCGTTGGCGCGTCCCCCTGAAGGAGTGGAAGAAGGGCAGCGGCTACAGCTCGGCGTTCGGCAAGGTCGTCGGCGACCGGCTCGTCGTCGGGCAGACCTCGTACGACCTCGCTCTCACCGCGTACGGCACCGGCTCGGGCGCGGTGCTGTGGACCCGGTCCCTGGAGGCCGCTGCCGACAGCAGCTCCACTCTGGTGAGCAGCGGTGCCCAGCTCGCCGACGACGGTACGCACCTCTACATCGGGTCGACCGTGGTCCAGTCGATCGGGCTGTCCAACGGCGAGGTGGTCTGGGAGTTCGGCCGCGACCGTGATTTCGGCGGCGTGACGAACGGCGATGACCACTACGGGCCGCCGGCCGTCCGGAACAGCGTGGTGTACGCGGCGGAGGGCGCGGGGGGCATCGTCGCCCTGGACCCGAAACGCGGCGAACTCCTCTGGGAGGTCGCGGTTCCCGAGGGCAGCTCGACCACTGCGGTGGCGCCGCCCGTCGTCACCGGCACGCACCTCTACTACGGGGACGAGCAGGGGCTGGGCGCGATCGAGCTGAGCAGCCGGACGTACGTACGCTCGCTGCGCACCCCGATCCGCAACTTCGCGCAGGCCCCCGGCAAGGACACACTCGTCGGCAACGGCGCCGAGCGCGAGGTCGAGGCCCTGCGCCTCGGTGGCTGA
- a CDS encoding S8 family serine peptidase, which translates to MLPSHRGARAAALAPVRTGLFRTVLPTVLALLALGVGTAPAHADTVLSEQWHLTRMQAQEMWRTSTGAGVTVALVDTRVREVPELSGRLLPGKDFRGGAAGERNDRGTTAASVIAGTGKGPGGQESAFGLAPGAKVLPLEISDGQGTGNAAAQGDAINTGLAPALRYAADSDAKIISVSLSASSDTDEVRAAVDYARSKGKLIFAAVGESLIDAPLVQYPAATPGVVGVSAVGKDLNGLRKAGAGLAVDLSAPGEDIISACAGSTGLCRSEGTAVATALASASAALIWSEHPAWTANQVLRVMVGTAGGPTSGAVRNDFIGYGIVRPRIALKTPGDPGAADRDPIADYRTASPTPRPSASASASVPQEPSGGAGSGPAQGAPAVAASDGGHSGAFWLALAVGAAGLLCVGVAVPPLLADRRRARPAGLSRP; encoded by the coding sequence GTGCTGCCGAGCCATCGGGGGGCGAGGGCCGCGGCGCTCGCCCCCGTGCGAACGGGCCTGTTCCGGACGGTACTTCCGACGGTCCTGGCGTTGCTGGCGCTCGGCGTGGGCACGGCGCCCGCGCACGCGGACACGGTGCTCTCCGAGCAGTGGCACCTCACCCGGATGCAGGCCCAGGAGATGTGGCGGACCAGTACCGGGGCCGGTGTCACGGTCGCGCTCGTCGACACCCGGGTGCGCGAGGTTCCCGAGCTGTCCGGCCGGCTGCTGCCCGGCAAGGACTTCCGTGGGGGAGCCGCCGGTGAGCGCAACGACCGCGGCACCACCGCCGCGTCCGTGATCGCCGGTACCGGCAAGGGGCCCGGCGGGCAGGAGAGCGCGTTCGGGCTCGCCCCCGGGGCGAAGGTGCTCCCGCTGGAGATCTCCGACGGCCAGGGCACCGGCAACGCCGCGGCGCAGGGCGATGCCATCAACACCGGACTCGCTCCGGCCCTCCGGTACGCGGCCGACTCCGACGCGAAGATCATCAGTGTGTCGCTCTCCGCGTCCAGCGACACCGACGAGGTGCGCGCGGCCGTGGACTACGCCCGCAGCAAGGGGAAGCTGATCTTCGCGGCCGTGGGCGAGTCCCTGATCGACGCGCCGCTGGTGCAGTACCCGGCCGCGACGCCCGGGGTCGTCGGCGTCAGCGCCGTCGGCAAGGACCTGAACGGCCTTCGGAAGGCGGGTGCCGGGCTCGCGGTGGATCTCAGCGCTCCCGGCGAGGACATCATCAGCGCCTGCGCGGGCAGTACCGGGCTGTGCCGGAGCGAGGGCACCGCGGTGGCCACCGCACTGGCCTCCGCGTCCGCCGCGCTGATCTGGTCCGAACACCCCGCGTGGACGGCCAACCAGGTCCTGCGCGTCATGGTCGGCACTGCGGGCGGCCCGACCAGCGGCGCCGTACGCAACGACTTCATCGGGTACGGGATCGTCCGGCCCCGCATCGCGCTGAAGACCCCGGGCGATCCGGGGGCTGCCGACCGGGACCCCATCGCCGACTACCGCACCGCGTCCCCCACCCCCAGGCCGTCGGCCTCCGCATCGGCCTCCGTGCCGCAGGAGCCCTCCGGCGGGGCGGGCTCCGGTCCGGCGCAGGGCGCACCCGCGGTCGCCGCGTCGGACGGCGGACACAGCGGGGCCTTCTGGCTCGCGCTCGCCGTGGGCGCCGCCGGACTGCTCTGCGTGGGTGTCGCCGTGCCGCCCCTGCTGGCCGACCGGCGGCGTGCCCGGCCGGCCGGTCTCAGTCGTCCTTGA
- a CDS encoding DUF1269 domain-containing protein, with the protein MSNLFAIAYNDLATADQVRDKLLSLHREHLVELDDVVVVERREKDGRIKLHQASNHLATGAAGGALWGSVIGLLFFAPFLGAAVGAAAGAAGGSVTDTGVDDAFMREFGANLKPGAAAVFVLVRSAARDKVVPELAKFGGQLIQTSLSKSDEEQLREMVKEARKGDQAQQVPVAP; encoded by the coding sequence ATGAGCAATCTGTTCGCCATCGCCTACAACGACCTCGCCACCGCCGACCAGGTCAGGGACAAGCTGCTGTCCCTGCACCGTGAGCACCTCGTCGAGCTCGACGACGTCGTCGTCGTCGAGCGTCGCGAGAAGGACGGCCGGATCAAGCTGCACCAGGCCAGCAACCATCTCGCCACCGGTGCGGCGGGCGGTGCGCTGTGGGGGAGCGTCATCGGGCTGCTGTTCTTCGCGCCGTTCCTCGGCGCGGCCGTGGGTGCGGCGGCGGGTGCGGCCGGTGGTTCCGTCACGGACACCGGGGTCGACGACGCCTTCATGCGGGAGTTCGGCGCCAACCTCAAGCCCGGTGCGGCGGCCGTCTTCGTGCTCGTCCGTTCGGCGGCCCGCGACAAGGTCGTCCCGGAGCTCGCGAAGTTCGGCGGTCAGCTGATCCAGACCTCGCTGAGCAAGTCGGACGAGGAGCAGCTGCGGGAGATGGTGAAGGAAGCCCGTAAGGGGGACCAGGCCCAGCAGGTTCCCGTCGCGCCCTGA
- a CDS encoding xanthine dehydrogenase family protein molybdopterin-binding subunit has protein sequence MSSDAATAANAAGATRTTFPDISGPGPGPDQEAPLLGLGASLPPADARAKTEGTFPYAADLWAEGLLWASVLRSPHPHARILSIDTSAAAEMPGVRAVVTHEDIPGDGSYGRRVVDRPVFASELVRHHGEPIAAVAADHPDTARLAAAAIAVEYEVLEPVTDPEKAFAAEPLHPDGNLIRHIPLRYGDPDVEGEVIVEGLYRIGRQDPAPIGAEAGLAVPRPDGGVEIYTASTDPHTDRDLAAACFGLEADRVKVVVTGVPGATGDREDPGFQIPLGLLALRTGCPVKLAATREESFLGHAHRHPTLLRYRHHADAEGRLVKVEAQILLDAGAYADASSESLAAAVAFACGPYVVPHAFIEGWAVRTNNPPSGHVRGEGAMQVCAAYEGQMDKLAAKLGLDPAELRLRNALSTGDILPTSQTVTCPAPVAELLRAVRDFPLPALPKDTPEDDWLLPGGPEGAGEPGAVRRGVGYALGMVHMLGAEGTDEVSTATVRVHDGIATVICAAVETGQGFSTLARQIVQETLGIEEVHVAAVDTDQPPAGPATHGRHTWVSGGAVERAAKMVRTQLLQPLAHKFGMSTELLQIADGKITSYDGVLSTTVTEAMDGKELWATAQCRPHPTEPLDESGQGDAFVGLAFCAIRAVVDVDIELGSIRVVEMAVAQDVGRVLNPAQLAIRIEAGVTQGIGAALTENLRTARGLIRHPDLTGYALPTSLDAPDIRIVKLVEERDVVAPFGAKAASAVPVVTSPAAVASAVRSATGRPVNRLPIRPQAAVATPKA, from the coding sequence GTGAGCAGCGACGCAGCCACCGCGGCCAACGCGGCCGGCGCCACCCGCACGACGTTCCCGGACATCTCCGGCCCCGGCCCCGGCCCGGACCAGGAGGCGCCCCTGCTCGGCCTGGGCGCCTCGCTGCCGCCCGCCGACGCCCGCGCCAAGACCGAGGGAACCTTCCCGTACGCGGCCGACCTCTGGGCCGAGGGCCTGCTGTGGGCGTCCGTGCTCCGCTCCCCGCACCCGCACGCCCGCATCCTGTCCATCGACACCTCGGCGGCGGCCGAGATGCCGGGGGTCCGCGCGGTCGTCACCCACGAGGACATCCCCGGCGACGGCTCCTACGGCCGCCGGGTCGTGGACCGCCCCGTCTTCGCCTCCGAGCTGGTACGCCACCACGGCGAGCCCATCGCCGCCGTCGCCGCGGACCACCCGGACACGGCACGCCTCGCCGCCGCGGCCATCGCCGTCGAGTACGAGGTCCTCGAACCGGTCACCGACCCGGAGAAGGCGTTCGCCGCCGAGCCGCTGCACCCCGACGGCAACCTCATCCGCCACATCCCGCTGCGCTACGGCGACCCGGACGTCGAGGGCGAGGTCATCGTCGAGGGCCTGTACCGCATCGGCCGTCAGGACCCCGCCCCGATCGGCGCCGAGGCCGGCCTCGCCGTGCCCCGCCCCGACGGCGGGGTGGAGATCTACACGGCCTCCACCGACCCGCACACCGACCGCGACCTGGCAGCCGCCTGCTTCGGCCTGGAGGCGGACCGGGTGAAGGTCGTCGTCACCGGCGTCCCCGGGGCGACCGGCGACCGCGAGGACCCCGGCTTCCAGATCCCCCTGGGCCTGCTCGCCCTGCGCACCGGCTGCCCGGTCAAACTGGCCGCCACCCGCGAGGAGTCCTTCCTCGGCCACGCCCACCGCCACCCGACGCTGCTCCGCTACCGCCACCACGCGGACGCCGAGGGCCGCCTGGTCAAGGTCGAGGCCCAGATCCTGCTGGACGCCGGCGCGTACGCCGACGCCTCCTCGGAGTCCCTGGCCGCGGCGGTCGCCTTCGCCTGCGGCCCGTACGTCGTACCGCACGCCTTCATCGAGGGCTGGGCCGTCCGCACGAACAACCCGCCCTCCGGCCATGTGCGCGGCGAGGGTGCGATGCAGGTCTGCGCGGCCTACGAGGGCCAGATGGACAAGCTGGCGGCCAAGCTGGGCCTCGACCCGGCCGAGCTCCGCCTCCGCAACGCCCTGTCCACCGGAGACATCCTCCCCACCAGCCAGACGGTCACTTGCCCGGCGCCGGTAGCGGAACTCCTCCGAGCCGTACGCGACTTCCCCCTCCCCGCCCTGCCCAAGGACACCCCCGAGGACGACTGGCTGCTCCCCGGCGGCCCGGAGGGTGCGGGCGAGCCCGGCGCCGTACGGCGTGGGGTCGGCTACGCGCTCGGCATGGTCCACATGCTCGGCGCCGAGGGCACGGACGAGGTCTCGACGGCCACGGTCCGGGTCCACGACGGCATCGCCACGGTCATCTGCGCAGCGGTCGAAACCGGCCAGGGTTTCTCGACCCTCGCCCGGCAGATCGTGCAGGAGACCCTGGGCATCGAAGAGGTCCACGTGGCCGCGGTCGACACCGACCAGCCCCCGGCGGGCCCGGCGACGCACGGCCGCCACACCTGGGTCTCCGGCGGAGCGGTCGAGCGGGCGGCCAAGATGGTGCGCACCCAGCTCCTCCAGCCGCTGGCCCACAAGTTCGGCATGTCCACGGAACTCCTCCAGATCGCCGACGGCAAGATCACCTCGTACGACGGAGTGCTGTCCACGACGGTCACCGAGGCGATGGACGGCAAGGAACTCTGGGCCACCGCCCAGTGCCGCCCGCACCCGACCGAGCCCCTCGACGAGTCCGGCCAGGGCGACGCGTTCGTCGGCCTCGCCTTCTGCGCGATCCGCGCGGTGGTGGACGTCGACATCGAGCTCGGTTCGATCCGGGTCGTCGAGATGGCGGTCGCCCAGGACGTCGGCCGGGTCCTGAACCCCGCCCAGCTGGCCATCCGCATAGAGGCGGGCGTGACCCAGGGCATCGGCGCGGCGCTCACGGAGAACCTCCGCACCGCCCGCGGCCTGATCCGCCACCCCGACCTCACCGGATACGCACTTCCGACGTCCCTGGACGCACCGGATATTCGCATCGTCAAACTCGTCGAGGAACGCGACGTGGTGGCCCCCTTCGGCGCCAAGGCCGCCTCGGCGGTGCCGGTGGTGACGTCCCCCGCGGCCGTCGCCTCGGCGGTCCGCTCGGCGACCGGCCGCCCGGTCAACCGCCTCCCGATCCGCCCACAGGCCGCGGTCGCAACTCCCAAGGCGTGA